From Aliarcobacter butzleri, the proteins below share one genomic window:
- the prmC gene encoding peptide chain release factor N(5)-glutamine methyltransferase: MIIKDAVRKYSNELKLVTHIPSKEVEILIMYLLDKNVIWLHLNYNSEFSKIKELETLVKKRATNYPLEYIIGKASFYGEQFLVKEGVLIPRPETEILVENAVEILKDKKEPIKVLEIGTGSGIISVMLAMLIENIKIIAVDINPKAIELAKENAIKHNVLEKIDFRLSNLYENVNEDDINLTISNPPYIANDYKLPLNVKFEPSNALFGGNLGDELLKDIIKQTNDKKIPYLLCEMGYDQKKSLEEYFKQFNVESYNFYKDYENFDRGFTLKFKNKE; this comes from the coding sequence ATGATAATAAAAGATGCAGTAAGAAAATACTCAAATGAACTAAAACTTGTAACTCATATCCCTTCAAAAGAAGTTGAAATATTAATAATGTATTTATTAGATAAAAATGTTATTTGGCTTCACTTAAACTATAATAGTGAATTTTCAAAAATAAAAGAGCTTGAAACTTTAGTAAAAAAAAGAGCTACTAATTATCCTTTAGAATATATTATTGGTAAAGCTTCTTTTTATGGAGAACAGTTTTTAGTAAAAGAGGGTGTTTTAATACCAAGACCTGAAACTGAGATTTTAGTTGAAAATGCAGTTGAAATCTTAAAAGATAAAAAAGAGCCTATAAAAGTTTTAGAAATTGGAACAGGAAGTGGAATAATATCTGTAATGCTTGCTATGTTAATTGAAAATATAAAAATTATTGCAGTTGATATAAATCCAAAAGCAATAGAACTTGCAAAAGAAAATGCTATAAAACATAATGTTTTAGAAAAAATAGATTTTAGACTTAGCAATTTATATGAGAATGTAAATGAAGATGATATAAATCTAACAATTTCAAATCCACCATATATTGCAAATGATTATAAACTACCTTTAAATGTAAAGTTTGAACCATCAAATGCACTTTTTGGTGGAAATTTAGGTGATGAACTTTTAAAAGATATCATAAAACAAACAAATGATAAAAAAATCCCATATTTACTTTGTGAAATGGGATATGACCAGAAAAAAAGTTTAGAAGAGTATTTTAAACAATTTAATGTTGAATCTTATAATTTTTATAAAGATTACGAAAATTTTGATAGAGGATTTACTCTAAAATTTAAAAATAAGGAATAA
- a CDS encoding HobA family DNA replication regulator: protein MQEFLNWTVDTIRKDKYLSPWLEEKKYEWTPLVSKNINNLLERNFSIIVITDKDREWFLEYALTNINSTRLNRPFLPYYDFKSFYKYIDNVKSDEDISYIKDMLTISFPNGYCFWYIGKGQDIRATIPKVLKNSFLWLFDEEKQDAFNLKSNDEALDMKLLQMFRLYNKTLSASLFAEINVEN, encoded by the coding sequence GTGCAAGAATTTTTAAATTGGACAGTTGATACAATCAGGAAAGACAAATATCTTTCTCCTTGGCTAGAAGAAAAAAAATATGAATGGACGCCTTTAGTATCTAAAAATATCAATAATCTTTTAGAAAGGAATTTTTCTATTATTGTTATTACAGATAAGGATAGAGAGTGGTTTTTAGAGTATGCTTTAACAAACATTAACTCTACAAGATTAAATAGACCATTTTTGCCATATTATGATTTTAAGTCTTTTTATAAATATATCGACAATGTAAAATCGGATGAAGATATTTCATATATAAAAGATATGTTAACTATTTCATTCCCAAATGGTTATTGTTTTTGGTATATTGGAAAAGGACAAGATATAAGAGCGACTATTCCAAAAGTCTTGAAAAATTCATTTTTATGGCTTTTTGATGAAGAAAAACAAGATGCTTTTAACTTAAAATCAAATGATGAAGCATTAGATATGAAACTTTTACAAATGTTTAGATTGTATAATAAAACATTGAGTGCTTCATTATTTGCTGAAATAAATGTGGAAAATTGA
- the hemW gene encoding radical SAM family heme chaperone HemW — translation MLLYIHIPFCDSKCFYCAFNSYTDKFSLKNDYMKALKIQLKNNIEKYVKNRNKKIETVFIGGGTPSTIKAFEYKEIFEIINPYLEEKVEITTEANPNSASFEWLETMKSLGVSRVSFGVQSFQNEKLKFLGRSHNSNSAIKAIQNASEIGFKEINCDIIYGVKNDTLNSIKEDLDIAFSLPITHISAYSLTIEEGTKFFKLDKNSVKIDDEDLSYEIFDYFSKNGFTQYEISNFSRNKNSQSKHNYGYWQHKEYLGVGAGAVGYINKRREYPLKNLEEYIKNPLFVEIEEIDEDDIKVEKVLLGFRCLNGVELELFDEKELKKIDELISYEKVYIENNKVFNKNFLLADELALYILD, via the coding sequence TTGCTTTTATATATACACATTCCCTTTTGCGATAGTAAATGTTTTTATTGTGCATTTAACTCATATACAGACAAGTTTAGTTTAAAAAATGATTATATGAAAGCCTTAAAAATACAGTTAAAAAACAATATAGAAAAATATGTAAAAAATCGAAATAAAAAAATCGAAACAGTATTTATAGGAGGAGGAACACCTTCTACTATAAAAGCTTTTGAATATAAAGAGATTTTTGAAATAATAAATCCATATTTAGAAGAAAAAGTTGAAATAACAACTGAAGCAAATCCAAATTCTGCTTCTTTTGAATGGTTAGAAACTATGAAAAGCCTTGGTGTAAGCCGTGTGAGCTTTGGAGTTCAAAGTTTTCAGAATGAAAAATTAAAATTTTTAGGAAGAAGTCATAATAGTAATAGTGCTATTAAAGCTATACAAAATGCTTCAGAAATTGGTTTTAAAGAGATTAATTGTGATATTATTTATGGTGTTAAGAATGATACATTAAATAGTATAAAAGAAGATTTGGATATTGCTTTTTCACTCCCAATTACGCATATAAGTGCATATTCATTGACAATTGAAGAAGGAACAAAATTTTTTAAACTTGATAAAAATAGTGTAAAAATTGATGACGAGGATTTATCTTATGAAATATTTGATTATTTTTCAAAAAATGGATTTACTCAATATGAAATATCAAATTTTTCAAGAAATAAAAATTCTCAATCAAAACATAACTATGGATATTGGCAACATAAAGAGTATTTAGGCGTTGGAGCTGGTGCAGTTGGATATATAAATAAGAGAAGAGAATATCCTTTAAAAAATCTTGAAGAGTACATAAAAAATCCTTTATTTGTTGAGATTGAAGAAATAGATGAAGATGATATAAAAGTAGAAAAAGTTTTATTAGGATTTCGATGTTTAAATGGTGTTGAATTAGAACTTTTTGATGAAAAAGAACTAAAAAAAATAGATGAACTAATTAGTTATGAAAAAGTTTACATAGAGAATAATAAGGTTTTTAATAAAAACTTTTTATTAGCTGATGAATTAGCTTTATATATTTTAGATTAA
- a CDS encoding aspartate kinase gives MLKVLKFGGTSVGTLDRIQNVANIIKKIKDEGHDVIAIVSAMSGETNKLLDYAGYYSKTPKLDEVDMLLSSGERVTSALLSIALNEMGYKAMSMSGRQAGIITDNAHTKARIENIDTAEMKKAIKDGNIIIVAGFQGVAQDTLRVSTLGRGGSDLTAVAIAGAIEADVCEIYTDVDGIYTTDPRIEPKAKKLDKISYDEMLELASLGAKVLQNRSVEMAKKLNVNLVSRSSFTPEVEGTLITKEENIMEKPVVSGIALDKNQIRVGMYGVTDRPGIASAIFTALADANINVDMIVQTRGLDGTTDLDFTIPTTDFEICKKVMEQFKAQAKNIDYNESICKVSIVGVGMKSHTGVASKAFTAMANENINIRIISTSEIKISMIIDEKYAELAVRALHEAYHLDK, from the coding sequence ATGTTAAAAGTACTTAAGTTTGGTGGAACAAGTGTTGGTACACTTGATAGAATACAAAATGTTGCAAATATCATAAAAAAAATAAAAGACGAAGGTCACGATGTAATTGCTATTGTTTCAGCTATGAGTGGAGAGACTAATAAGCTATTAGATTATGCTGGTTATTATTCAAAAACTCCAAAACTAGATGAAGTTGATATGCTTTTAAGTTCAGGGGAAAGAGTAACTTCAGCACTTTTATCAATTGCTTTAAATGAAATGGGTTATAAAGCTATGTCTATGAGTGGAAGACAAGCAGGAATCATTACTGATAATGCTCATACAAAAGCAAGAATTGAAAATATCGATACAGCAGAGATGAAAAAAGCAATAAAAGATGGAAATATCATCATTGTTGCAGGTTTTCAAGGGGTTGCTCAAGATACTTTAAGAGTTTCAACTCTTGGTCGAGGAGGAAGTGATTTAACTGCTGTTGCAATTGCAGGAGCAATAGAAGCTGATGTTTGTGAAATATATACTGATGTTGATGGTATTTATACAACAGACCCTAGAATTGAACCAAAAGCTAAAAAGTTAGACAAAATTTCATATGATGAGATGCTTGAACTTGCTAGTTTAGGTGCAAAAGTATTACAAAATAGATCAGTAGAAATGGCGAAAAAATTAAATGTAAATTTAGTATCAAGAAGTAGCTTTACGCCAGAAGTTGAAGGTACATTAATAACAAAGGAAGAGAATATTATGGAAAAACCAGTTGTAAGTGGAATTGCGTTAGATAAAAATCAAATTAGAGTTGGAATGTATGGAGTTACAGATAGACCTGGTATTGCTTCAGCTATTTTTACTGCACTTGCTGATGCAAATATCAATGTTGATATGATAGTTCAAACAAGAGGATTAGATGGAACAACTGATTTAGATTTTACAATTCCTACGACTGATTTTGAAATCTGTAAAAAAGTTATGGAACAATTTAAAGCTCAAGCTAAAAATATAGATTACAATGAATCTATTTGTAAAGTATCTATTGTTGGTGTTGGTATGAAATCTCATACTGGAGTTGCTTCAAAAGCATTTACAGCAATGGCTAATGAAAATATTAATATAAGAATTATTTCAACTAGTGAAATCAAAATTTCTATGATTATCGATGAAAAATATGCAGAGCTTGCTGTTCGAGCTTTACATGAAGCTTATCATTTGGATAAATAG
- a CDS encoding RNA pyrophosphohydrolase, translating into MTDKKEKKTINEKKNFRPNVAAIVLSAKYPHKCEIFIASRTDVENAWQFPQGGIDDGESSKEALFRELEEEIGTRDVEIIAEYPTWVSYEFPPAIAKKMYPYDGQRQKYYLVKLKKGATINIDTEIPEFSEYKFVPTENIYEYITFFKRTVYKQVIKYFKNEGYI; encoded by the coding sequence ATGACTGATAAAAAAGAAAAGAAAACAATTAACGAGAAAAAAAACTTTAGACCTAATGTTGCAGCTATCGTACTATCAGCAAAATATCCTCATAAGTGTGAAATTTTTATTGCCTCAAGAACTGATGTTGAAAATGCTTGGCAGTTTCCTCAAGGTGGAATTGATGATGGAGAATCATCAAAAGAGGCTTTATTTAGAGAGTTAGAAGAAGAAATTGGTACAAGAGATGTTGAAATCATCGCAGAATATCCTACTTGGGTATCTTACGAATTTCCTCCTGCTATTGCTAAAAAAATGTATCCTTATGACGGGCAAAGACAAAAGTATTATTTAGTTAAATTAAAAAAAGGCGCTACAATTAACATAGATACTGAGATTCCTGAATTTAGCGAGTATAAATTTGTGCCTACTGAAAATATTTATGAATATATAACTTTTTTTAAAAGAACTGTTTATAAACAAGTTATAAAATATTTTAAAAATGAAGGTTATATTTAA
- a CDS encoding DNA polymerase III subunit delta', translating into MLDFIENSSILIVNNIEETLNLMLPKYPLHSVRVIKNEEKEEFLIAQANETIKEAFIATSEKKYLFLCGSTFRKEAQNALLKILEEPPRNIVFILITNSKTSLLPTIYSRLPYKYLKKSEQKIESSLDLNRLDLKDIYTFLQENQKISKQEAKDIVESLLLKANNQKIKFSQKKLDFFSKAIKLLELNSKPINVLTTLLLYLSNQKNQN; encoded by the coding sequence TTGTTAGATTTTATTGAAAACTCTTCTATTTTAATAGTAAATAATATTGAGGAAACTTTAAATTTAATGCTTCCAAAATATCCTTTGCACTCTGTAAGAGTTATTAAAAATGAGGAAAAAGAAGAGTTTTTAATAGCTCAAGCAAATGAGACTATTAAAGAAGCTTTTATTGCAACAAGTGAAAAAAAATATCTATTTTTATGTGGTTCAACTTTTAGAAAAGAGGCACAAAATGCTCTTTTAAAAATTTTGGAAGAACCACCTAGAAATATCGTTTTTATACTTATAACAAATTCAAAAACATCTCTTTTACCGACTATTTATTCGAGATTACCATATAAATATCTAAAAAAATCTGAACAAAAAATTGAGTCATCTTTAGATTTAAATAGACTTGATTTAAAAGATATTTATACTTTTTTACAAGAAAATCAAAAGATTTCTAAACAAGAAGCAAAAGATATAGTTGAATCACTTTTATTAAAAGCTAATAATCAAAAAATCAAATTTTCACAAAAGAAACTTGATTTCTTTTCTAAAGCAATAAAATTATTGGAATTAAATTCAAAACCAATAAATGTTCTTACAACTCTACTTTTATATTTATCAAATCAAAAAAATCAAAACTGA